One genomic window of Polyangium aurulentum includes the following:
- a CDS encoding class I SAM-dependent methyltransferase — MSLGPPLSAAEAAVFDASVIPRYLAFFGSAAAEMVFPWAQSTIVNIGCRTGYVEPLLAERVPGATVVSVDPSPEALEIARNKTSSLGALSVSHQVVDRLPMPLASDSFTHGLAVHPVVSAQERYALLAELRRIVVVGGQALVALPVRGSFPEIYDMLREYALRQDLPNFGKAVEVAAASRPTIESLSEEFEKVGLGEVDVDVQLLGVSFNSGREFLEDPIAQFIVFPDTRALLEVDSAAIDNAFRYVQDAITKYWSEGTFELTVNVGCASGRRLA, encoded by the coding sequence ATGAGTCTCGGCCCGCCGCTCTCCGCGGCGGAGGCAGCCGTTTTCGATGCGTCGGTGATCCCGCGCTACCTCGCGTTCTTCGGGTCGGCGGCGGCGGAGATGGTGTTCCCGTGGGCGCAGTCGACGATCGTGAACATCGGCTGCCGGACGGGGTACGTCGAGCCGCTGCTCGCCGAGCGGGTGCCGGGTGCGACCGTGGTGTCGGTCGATCCGTCGCCCGAGGCGCTCGAGATCGCGCGTAACAAGACGTCGAGCCTCGGGGCGCTCTCGGTGAGCCATCAGGTGGTCGACAGGCTGCCGATGCCGCTCGCGAGCGACAGCTTCACGCACGGGCTCGCGGTGCACCCGGTGGTGAGCGCGCAGGAGCGGTATGCGCTGCTCGCGGAGCTGCGGCGCATCGTGGTCGTGGGCGGGCAGGCGCTCGTGGCCCTGCCCGTGCGCGGCTCGTTCCCCGAGATCTACGACATGCTGCGCGAGTACGCGCTACGGCAAGACCTGCCGAACTTCGGCAAGGCGGTGGAGGTCGCGGCGGCGAGCCGTCCGACGATCGAGTCGCTCTCGGAGGAGTTCGAGAAGGTCGGGCTCGGCGAGGTCGACGTCGACGTGCAGCTCCTCGGCGTCTCGTTCAACAGCGGGCGCGAGTTCCTCGAAGATCCGATCGCGCAGTTCATCGTCTTCCCCGACACGCGCGCGCTGCTCGAGGTGGACAGCGCTGCGATCGACAACGCCTTCCGCTACGTGCAGGACGCGATCACCAAGTACTGGTCGGAGGGGACCTTCGAGCTGACGGTGAACGTGGGCTGCGCGAGCGGTCGAAGGCTCGCGTAG
- a CDS encoding response regulator transcription factor, which yields MSKKKILIIEDEPHIVLGLTDALEFEGFSVVSAGTGNAGVQLARQEKPQAILLDLMLPDTNGFKVCEELRRWDAFIPIIILTARGQEIDKIRGLDAGADDYVTKPFSVGELIARMRAIFRRASAARSSETTPEVFALGQAKINMTTHTVERGNKSDSLSFYEVELLRLLYERVGQPVSREEILQKVWGIEPNASNRTVDNFIVKLRKKIEKSPDKPQHILTVYGYGYKLAP from the coding sequence GTGTCGAAGAAGAAGATCCTGATCATCGAGGACGAGCCTCACATCGTTCTCGGGCTCACCGACGCGCTCGAGTTCGAGGGCTTCTCCGTCGTCTCTGCGGGCACGGGGAACGCGGGCGTCCAGCTCGCGCGCCAGGAGAAGCCGCAGGCGATCCTGCTCGACCTGATGCTGCCCGACACCAACGGGTTCAAGGTCTGCGAGGAGCTGCGCCGCTGGGACGCGTTCATCCCCATCATCATCCTCACGGCCCGGGGCCAGGAGATCGACAAGATCCGCGGCCTCGACGCGGGCGCCGACGACTACGTGACCAAGCCCTTCAGCGTGGGCGAGCTCATCGCGCGCATGCGGGCGATCTTCCGCCGCGCCTCGGCCGCGCGCTCGAGCGAGACCACGCCCGAGGTGTTCGCGCTCGGGCAGGCCAAGATCAACATGACCACGCACACCGTCGAGCGCGGCAACAAGAGCGACTCGCTGTCGTTCTACGAGGTCGAGCTGCTGCGCCTGCTCTACGAGCGCGTCGGCCAGCCCGTCTCGCGCGAGGAGATCCTGCAGAAGGTCTGGGGCATCGAGCCGAACGCCTCGAACCGCACGGTCGACAACTTCATCGTGAAGCTGCGCAAGAAGATCGAAAAGTCGCCGGACAAACCGCAGCACATCCTCACGGTCTACGGCTACGGCTACAAGCTCGCGCCCTAG
- the mgtE gene encoding magnesium transporter has translation MMRVAVAMLPEVRQLLAEDPAQIGALLEEIHDEDLADLLGLLEEEEAALILKTLKPEEAAPIFERLDEDQQEALVEELGVENAAPIVSEMAADERTDLIEALPEEVGDNLLESLEKVDPEAAAEVEELAKWAEDSAGGLMTTDYLSVPPSFTVAEAIERIRQVGEDAETVYYLYVVADDERLLGVVSLRDLLLSSPSDKLADAMTENIFAVSPETDQEEVARTMAKYDFYALPVIGPDRKLLGVITVDDVMDVLTQEQTEDVQRLGAVEPIEDSYFQTGFWTFIRKRAPWLAALLVSEFFTGTVLRHYDEVIAAVATLSYYVPMLISTGGNTGSQSSSLIIRSLAVGDVKPSDWRGVLVREVGQGIVLGLMMAVIGMTRVWLWGDGFGFMFTVGATLLGIVIIGCTVGSMLPLGLRRIGLDPATSSTPFIATLIDVLGILIYLNVAKLLLAAVIAKAAVGVH, from the coding sequence ATGATGCGAGTCGCCGTCGCGATGCTGCCGGAGGTGCGCCAGCTCCTCGCCGAGGATCCCGCGCAGATCGGCGCCTTGCTCGAGGAGATCCACGACGAGGATCTCGCCGACTTGCTCGGGCTGCTCGAAGAGGAAGAGGCGGCGCTCATCCTCAAGACGCTCAAGCCCGAAGAGGCCGCGCCGATCTTCGAGCGCCTCGACGAGGATCAACAAGAGGCGCTCGTCGAGGAGCTCGGCGTCGAGAACGCCGCCCCCATCGTCTCGGAGATGGCCGCCGACGAGCGCACCGACCTCATCGAGGCGCTCCCCGAAGAGGTCGGCGACAACCTGCTCGAGTCGCTCGAGAAGGTCGACCCCGAGGCCGCCGCCGAGGTCGAAGAGCTCGCCAAGTGGGCCGAGGACAGCGCCGGCGGCTTGATGACCACCGACTACCTGTCGGTGCCCCCGAGCTTCACCGTCGCCGAGGCCATCGAGCGCATCCGCCAGGTCGGCGAGGACGCCGAGACCGTCTACTACCTTTACGTCGTCGCCGACGACGAGCGGCTGCTCGGCGTCGTGTCGCTGCGCGATCTGCTCCTGTCCTCGCCCTCGGACAAACTCGCCGACGCGATGACCGAGAACATCTTCGCCGTCTCCCCCGAGACCGATCAGGAAGAGGTCGCGCGGACGATGGCGAAGTACGACTTCTACGCGCTGCCCGTCATCGGCCCCGACCGCAAGCTGCTCGGCGTGATCACGGTCGACGACGTGATGGACGTGCTCACGCAGGAGCAGACCGAGGACGTGCAGCGCCTCGGCGCCGTCGAGCCGATCGAGGACAGCTACTTTCAGACCGGGTTCTGGACGTTCATCCGCAAGCGCGCGCCGTGGCTCGCGGCGCTGCTCGTGAGCGAGTTCTTCACCGGCACCGTGCTGCGCCACTACGACGAGGTGATCGCCGCGGTCGCCACGCTCAGCTACTACGTGCCGATGCTCATCTCGACCGGCGGCAACACCGGCTCGCAGTCGAGCTCGCTCATCATCCGGAGCCTCGCCGTCGGCGACGTCAAGCCGAGCGACTGGCGCGGCGTGCTCGTGCGCGAGGTCGGTCAGGGCATCGTGCTCGGGCTGATGATGGCCGTGATCGGCATGACGCGCGTCTGGCTCTGGGGCGACGGCTTCGGGTTCATGTTCACCGTCGGCGCCACGCTGCTCGGCATCGTGATCATAGGCTGCACCGTCGGCTCGATGCTGCCGCTCGGCCTCCGCCGCATCGGCCTCGACCCGGCCACGAGCTCGACGCCTTTCATCGCCACCCTGATCGACGTGCTCGGCATCCTCATCTATCTGAACGTTGCGAAGCTGCTGCTCGCCGCGGTGATCGCCAAGGCGGCCGTGGGCGTGCACTAA
- a CDS encoding single-stranded DNA-binding protein produces MAEGFNRVMLLGNLGADPELRFTQGGQAVLNLRLATTESYLDKDKVRRERTDWHSVVVWGKRGEALAKILAKGSSIFIEGSLRTSSYDDRDGNKRYKTEVIANNVVLAGRGRGAPAGEDMGPPADFGGSDFGGGGSGGGGGGGGYGGGGGGRGGGGGGYGGGGGRSGGGGGGGSYGGGGGGRGGGGAGGGGGGRPASPPQDQGPPGDDYGGGGYDGGDDIPF; encoded by the coding sequence ATGGCGGAAGGCTTCAATCGCGTGATGCTGCTCGGCAACCTGGGAGCAGATCCGGAGCTGCGGTTCACCCAGGGCGGCCAGGCCGTGCTCAACCTGCGCCTCGCCACGACCGAGAGCTACCTCGACAAGGACAAGGTCCGCCGCGAGCGCACCGACTGGCACAGCGTCGTCGTGTGGGGCAAGCGCGGCGAGGCGCTCGCCAAGATCCTCGCGAAGGGCTCGTCGATCTTCATCGAGGGCTCGCTGCGCACCTCGAGCTACGACGATCGCGACGGCAACAAGCGGTACAAGACCGAGGTCATCGCGAACAACGTGGTGCTCGCCGGTCGCGGCCGCGGCGCTCCCGCAGGCGAAGACATGGGCCCGCCCGCAGACTTCGGCGGCAGTGACTTCGGCGGCGGCGGCAGCGGCGGCGGTGGCGGCGGCGGTGGCTACGGCGGCGGCGGCGGCGGTCGCGGCGGCGGCGGTGGTGGCTACGGTGGCGGCGGCGGTCGCAGCGGCGGCGGCGGCGGCGGTGGTAGCTACGGCGGCGGCGGCGGCGGTCGCGGCGGTGGCGGCGCTGGCGGCGGTGGTGGCGGTCGGCCCGCTTCTCCGCCTCAGGATCAGGGTCCTCCCGGCGACGACTACGGCGGCGGCGGCTACGACGGCGGCGACGACATCCCGTTCTGA
- a CDS encoding MerR family transcriptional regulator — protein MSARRELPAKLYYRIGEVAGIVGVEPHVLRYWESEFRSIRPQKSAKGQRVYSRRDVETLLKVKELLYSHRFTIAGARRKLREGGIEPPGEDDPSLEQARRMREALLEIRSEIVAIMQDLDEPFPPKGKAAERAS, from the coding sequence TTGTCCGCGCGCCGAGAGCTCCCCGCCAAGCTCTACTATCGCATCGGGGAGGTCGCTGGGATCGTCGGCGTCGAGCCGCACGTGTTGCGCTACTGGGAGAGCGAGTTCCGCTCCATCCGCCCCCAGAAGTCCGCGAAGGGACAGCGCGTGTACTCGCGTCGCGACGTCGAGACGCTCCTCAAGGTGAAGGAGCTTCTCTACTCGCACCGCTTCACCATCGCAGGCGCGCGCCGCAAGCTGCGCGAGGGCGGCATCGAGCCGCCGGGCGAGGACGATCCGTCGCTCGAGCAAGCCCGCCGCATGCGCGAGGCGCTGCTCGAGATTCGCAGCGAGATCGTCGCCATCATGCAGGACCTCGACGAGCCGTTCCCGCCGAAGGGCAAGGCCGCCGAGCGCGCATCTTGA
- a CDS encoding integration host factor subunit alpha, with the protein MTKAEIVQAVYSRLGGFSKKESADLVDLVFETMKETLGRGERIKISGFGNFVLRDKRQRQGRNPQTGSPIVITERRVLNFKASQILKHALNPRANGSSSATASAAEE; encoded by the coding sequence ATGACCAAGGCCGAAATCGTTCAAGCCGTCTACAGTCGACTCGGCGGGTTCTCCAAGAAGGAGTCTGCGGACCTCGTCGACCTCGTCTTCGAGACGATGAAAGAGACCCTCGGCCGCGGCGAGAGGATCAAGATCTCTGGCTTCGGCAACTTCGTGCTGCGCGACAAACGGCAGCGCCAGGGCCGCAACCCGCAGACGGGCAGCCCGATCGTGATCACCGAGCGGCGCGTGCTCAACTTCAAGGCGAGCCAGATCCTCAAGCACGCGCTCAACCCGCGTGCGAACGGCTCGAGCAGCGCCACGGCCAGCGCCGCGGAGGAGTGA
- a CDS encoding cellulose synthase family protein, which translates to MLHLALCVLYFAVLLALSAYGLHRLHLVVLCWRHRKEIARAQLMPHVAEEDLPKVTIQLPLFNESTVAARLLDATARMDYPADKLEIQVLDDSTDETQALVRAHVDRLRERGVDAVYLHRTNRVGYKAGALDEGLKVAKGELVAIFDADFIPQPSFVRSIVGHFADPQVGMVQTRWGHLNRETSVLTKVQALMLDGHHLVENRARYGAGLLFNFSGTGGMWRSKAIEAAGGWQHDTLTEDLDLSYRAQLAGWKFVYREDVVSPSELPEDVSALRAQQYRWAKGTVQSARKLLRRVLGSEKLTFAQRLEAFFHLTPHFAYPLLVLLSVLLLPALVLMPATDTITMIIVDLPLCVATTGSLAAFYMVAEAAQGRKRTGALARLPMLIALGTGLAPHLCKAVFEGLRHMAGEFVRTPKQGDNKGRYRARADLPLLETGLSLLSFASTVASIQTGHYFATPFAMLFTIGYGYVAMLVAHEQATRRREAATRILATSSERPSDPVAAEQTVGDLAA; encoded by the coding sequence ATGCTCCACCTGGCCCTCTGCGTCCTCTACTTCGCTGTTCTCCTCGCCCTCAGCGCTTACGGTCTTCACCGGCTGCACCTCGTGGTGCTCTGCTGGCGCCACCGCAAAGAGATCGCGCGGGCGCAGCTCATGCCGCACGTGGCCGAGGAGGACCTGCCCAAGGTCACGATCCAGCTCCCGCTGTTCAACGAGTCCACCGTCGCGGCGCGCCTGCTCGATGCGACCGCGCGCATGGACTACCCGGCGGACAAGCTCGAGATCCAGGTGCTCGACGACTCGACCGACGAGACCCAGGCGCTCGTTCGCGCCCACGTCGACCGGCTCCGCGAGCGCGGTGTCGACGCGGTCTACCTGCACCGCACCAACCGCGTCGGCTACAAGGCGGGCGCGCTCGACGAGGGCCTCAAGGTCGCGAAGGGCGAGCTCGTCGCGATCTTCGACGCGGACTTCATCCCGCAGCCCTCCTTCGTGCGCAGCATCGTCGGCCACTTCGCCGACCCCCAGGTGGGCATGGTGCAGACGCGCTGGGGTCACCTGAACCGCGAGACCTCGGTGCTCACCAAGGTGCAGGCGCTCATGCTCGACGGCCACCACCTCGTCGAGAACCGCGCCCGCTACGGCGCCGGCCTGCTCTTCAACTTCTCGGGCACGGGCGGCATGTGGCGCAGCAAGGCGATCGAGGCCGCCGGCGGCTGGCAGCACGACACGCTCACCGAGGACCTCGACCTCAGCTACCGCGCCCAGCTCGCGGGCTGGAAGTTCGTCTACCGCGAGGATGTCGTCTCGCCCTCCGAGCTGCCCGAGGACGTCTCGGCGCTGCGCGCGCAGCAGTACCGCTGGGCCAAGGGCACCGTGCAGAGCGCGCGCAAGCTGCTCCGCCGCGTGCTCGGCAGCGAGAAGCTCACCTTCGCGCAGCGGCTCGAGGCCTTCTTCCACCTCACGCCGCACTTCGCCTACCCGCTGCTGGTCCTCCTGAGCGTGCTGCTCCTGCCGGCGCTCGTGCTCATGCCGGCCACCGACACGATCACGATGATCATCGTCGACCTGCCGCTCTGCGTGGCGACGACCGGCTCGCTCGCGGCGTTCTACATGGTCGCCGAGGCCGCGCAGGGTCGGAAGCGCACCGGCGCGCTCGCGCGGCTGCCGATGCTGATCGCGCTCGGCACCGGCCTCGCCCCGCACCTTTGCAAGGCCGTCTTCGAGGGCCTGCGGCACATGGCCGGCGAGTTCGTTCGCACCCCCAAGCAGGGCGACAACAAGGGCCGCTACCGCGCCCGCGCCGACCTGCCGCTCCTCGAGACCGGGCTCAGCCTGCTGTCGTTCGCGTCGACAGTGGCCTCGATTCAGACGGGCCACTACTTCGCAACGCCCTTCGCGATGCTCTTCACGATCGGCTACGGCTACGTCGCGATGCTCGTCGCCCACGAGCAGGCCACGCGCCGCCGCGAGGCCGCGACGCGCATCCTGGCCACGTCGAGCGAGCGCCCGAGCGATCCGGTGGCTGCCGAGCAGACGGTCGGCGACCTGGCCGCCTGA
- a CDS encoding MopE-related protein — MKSFLAALAALWVLVLTQRAEASHFRYGNITYKIPDPIGSPLTVRFDVVTAWRSDYGSANTTTPLYFGDNTSNPPTDGAIIGSGTDASGQKYNVHRYTVTHTYPMPGLYTVTWGDCCRITALSNASSDNFQITAKVDLTSPTGNTGNPVSVVPAIIQLQTNGIRTIQIPAVDPDGTPITCRFATKAEAGMTSASSTLPPVIPGANGKTPTLDVSSSPPGCTLTWDTTGATAGQQFAIQVVLESKNKNNANVGTAVLDFIVEMVSAPVPGCTGTKAVVLDMGQTLTTDFIGTNNAGGNMLKMTSIGALGVLSPAPGSSGASPFKTSLTWSPGLGEEGTAVIAVIFTDQLNTSGFCTLTVTVPECADYGKACTAGLGQCQANGKLQCVGPNVECTAKPKMPLPELCNGIDDDCNGTSDDNIVDLGDACPTGLPSICSTGTKTCVAGMSKCAPDIAPGTQAETCNEVDDDCDGTVDDGFNVGGVCGIGVGQCEEAGVLVCDGSGGVVCNVVPDGPEPEVCNGLDDDCDGTPDNGLGLGLPCTSGLGECAKPGTTTCDAKGGVTCDAVPGDPVYEDCNNNLDDDCDGTVNDGCGDSDNDGAPDGLEEVLGTDPNDADSDDDGVLDGEEPSFDQDTDGDGLVNALDPDSDDDGLFDGTELGLGCGHEATEAQLGHCKPDGDGGATKTDPLNADTDGGGKTDGAEDPNLNGIVDANEASPTSSGDDGTMKDFDGDGLSDALEEALGSNPKDADSDDDGLLDGDERNPSDDTDRDGIINVLDTDSDNDALFDGTESGKNCKHPATDAAKGSCRLDADAGATKTSPVNADTDRGGATDGSEDPNLNGAVGDEDLDPNDKADDKDVVDSDGDGLSDGLENTLSSKADDADTDDDGLLDGEEQNPSSDTDGDGTGNLNDSDSDNDGLYDGTEAGKGCNDPSTAEGKMQCRVDGDSGKTTTSVLLADTDGGSVNDGDEDADGDGVVDSGERDPNLANDDVAKPECTTDADCSTGNLCDASKCVAGCRGEGGNGCPDGQVCTSTDARAGVCEAASTTGDEPSPSPDSGCGCRTAPVEGDGYLVGMGLIAALAGALRRRKR, encoded by the coding sequence ATGAAGAGCTTCCTTGCTGCCCTGGCGGCGCTGTGGGTCCTCGTGCTCACACAGCGCGCCGAGGCGTCGCATTTTCGATACGGGAACATCACGTACAAGATCCCCGATCCCATCGGTTCTCCGCTCACCGTCCGCTTCGATGTCGTGACCGCGTGGAGGAGCGATTACGGGTCGGCCAACACGACAACCCCGCTCTACTTCGGCGACAACACGTCGAATCCGCCGACCGATGGCGCCATCATCGGCTCTGGCACCGACGCGTCGGGCCAGAAGTACAACGTCCACCGCTACACGGTGACGCACACCTATCCGATGCCGGGTCTGTACACGGTGACCTGGGGTGACTGCTGCCGCATCACGGCCCTGTCGAACGCGAGCAGCGACAACTTCCAGATCACCGCCAAGGTCGATCTGACGTCGCCGACGGGCAACACGGGCAACCCCGTCTCTGTGGTGCCGGCGATCATCCAGCTCCAGACGAACGGCATTCGCACCATCCAGATCCCCGCGGTCGATCCCGACGGCACGCCCATCACCTGCCGCTTCGCGACCAAGGCCGAGGCGGGCATGACGTCCGCGAGCTCGACGCTCCCGCCCGTGATCCCCGGGGCCAACGGCAAGACGCCCACGCTCGACGTGAGCAGCTCGCCGCCCGGCTGCACGCTCACCTGGGACACGACCGGCGCCACGGCAGGACAGCAGTTCGCCATTCAGGTCGTGCTCGAGTCGAAGAACAAGAACAACGCCAACGTGGGCACGGCGGTCCTCGACTTCATCGTCGAGATGGTCTCGGCCCCGGTGCCCGGCTGCACCGGCACCAAGGCGGTCGTCCTCGACATGGGGCAGACCCTCACGACCGACTTCATCGGCACGAACAACGCCGGTGGCAACATGCTCAAGATGACGTCGATCGGCGCGCTCGGCGTGCTGAGCCCCGCCCCCGGATCGAGCGGAGCGAGCCCCTTCAAGACGTCGCTCACCTGGTCCCCCGGCCTCGGCGAGGAGGGCACCGCCGTCATCGCGGTCATCTTCACCGACCAGCTCAACACGAGCGGCTTCTGCACGCTCACCGTGACCGTGCCCGAGTGCGCCGACTACGGAAAAGCGTGCACCGCGGGCCTCGGTCAGTGCCAGGCGAACGGCAAGCTCCAGTGCGTCGGACCGAACGTCGAGTGCACGGCCAAGCCGAAGATGCCGCTGCCCGAGCTCTGCAACGGCATCGACGACGACTGCAACGGCACGAGCGACGACAACATCGTCGACCTCGGCGATGCGTGCCCGACGGGCCTGCCCTCGATCTGCAGCACCGGCACGAAGACCTGCGTGGCGGGCATGTCCAAGTGCGCGCCCGACATCGCGCCCGGCACCCAGGCCGAGACGTGCAACGAGGTCGATGACGACTGCGACGGCACGGTCGACGACGGCTTCAACGTCGGCGGCGTGTGCGGCATCGGCGTCGGTCAGTGCGAGGAGGCAGGCGTCCTCGTGTGCGACGGCTCGGGCGGCGTCGTCTGCAACGTGGTGCCCGACGGTCCGGAGCCCGAGGTCTGCAACGGCCTCGACGACGACTGCGACGGCACGCCCGACAACGGCCTCGGCCTCGGCTTGCCCTGCACCTCGGGTCTCGGCGAGTGCGCGAAGCCCGGCACCACGACCTGCGACGCCAAGGGCGGCGTGACGTGCGACGCCGTGCCCGGCGATCCTGTCTACGAGGACTGCAACAACAACCTCGACGACGACTGCGACGGCACGGTCAACGACGGCTGCGGTGACTCCGACAACGACGGCGCCCCCGACGGCCTCGAGGAAGTCCTCGGGACCGACCCGAACGACGCCGACAGCGACGACGACGGCGTGCTCGACGGCGAGGAGCCCTCGTTCGATCAGGACACCGACGGCGACGGGCTCGTCAACGCGCTCGATCCGGACAGCGACGACGACGGCCTCTTCGACGGCACCGAGCTCGGCCTCGGCTGCGGCCACGAGGCCACCGAGGCGCAGCTCGGCCACTGCAAGCCCGACGGTGACGGCGGCGCCACCAAGACCGACCCGCTCAACGCGGACACGGACGGCGGCGGCAAGACCGACGGCGCAGAGGACCCGAACCTCAACGGCATCGTCGACGCGAACGAGGCGAGCCCGACCTCGTCTGGCGACGACGGCACGATGAAGGACTTCGACGGCGACGGCCTGAGCGACGCGCTCGAGGAGGCCCTCGGCTCGAACCCGAAGGACGCCGACAGCGACGACGACGGCCTGCTCGACGGTGACGAGCGCAACCCGAGCGACGACACCGATCGCGACGGCATCATCAACGTGCTCGACACCGACAGCGACAACGACGCGCTCTTCGACGGCACCGAGTCCGGCAAGAACTGCAAGCACCCCGCGACGGACGCCGCCAAGGGGAGCTGCCGTCTCGACGCCGACGCGGGCGCGACGAAGACCTCGCCGGTCAACGCCGACACCGATCGGGGCGGCGCCACCGACGGCTCCGAGGACCCGAACCTGAACGGCGCGGTCGGTGACGAGGACCTCGACCCGAACGACAAGGCCGACGACAAGGACGTGGTCGACAGCGACGGCGACGGCTTGAGCGACGGCCTCGAGAACACGCTCAGCAGCAAGGCCGACGACGCCGACACCGACGACGACGGCCTGCTCGACGGCGAGGAGCAGAACCCGAGTTCGGACACCGACGGCGACGGCACTGGCAACCTCAACGACTCGGACTCGGACAACGACGGCCTGTACGACGGCACCGAGGCGGGCAAGGGCTGCAACGACCCGAGCACGGCCGAAGGCAAGATGCAGTGCAGGGTCGACGGCGACAGCGGCAAGACCACGACCTCCGTGCTGCTCGCAGACACCGACGGCGGTTCGGTGAACGACGGCGACGAGGACGCGGACGGCGACGGCGTGGTCGACAGCGGCGAGCGCGATCCGAACCTCGCGAACGACGACGTCGCCAAGCCCGAGTGCACGACGGACGCCGACTGCAGCACGGGCAACCTCTGCGACGCCAGCAAGTGCGTGGCCGGTTGCCGCGGCGAAGGCGGCAACGGCTGCCCCGACGGCCAGGTGTGCACCTCGACCGACGCGAGGGCTGGCGTCTGCGAGGCTGCGAGCACGACGGGCGACGAGCCGTCCCCGAGCCCCGACAGCGGTTGCGGCTGCCGCACGGCGCCTGTCGAGGGCGACGGCTACCTCGTCGGCATGGGCCTCATCGCGGCCCTCGCCGGCGCGCTGCGCCGCCGCAAGCGCTGA
- a CDS encoding response regulator → MEHEATIRVLVIDDDPKSARHLAAFLAAHHYDVSTCAALDEARSVVAARRPHVLVLATGEHPHAEIEELRRHYPRLPLVLLTAEAGQELLLDLEAFAPAVPACPSRGLRHIESAVETAARLAA, encoded by the coding sequence ATGGAGCACGAAGCCACGATACGCGTCCTGGTCATCGACGATGATCCCAAGAGCGCCCGTCATCTGGCGGCGTTTCTGGCGGCGCACCACTACGATGTGTCGACTTGCGCCGCCCTCGACGAGGCTCGGAGCGTGGTGGCAGCCCGAAGGCCGCATGTCCTCGTGCTGGCCACCGGGGAGCACCCGCACGCCGAGATCGAGGAGCTGCGGCGGCATTACCCGCGCTTGCCGCTGGTGCTGCTGACGGCGGAGGCGGGGCAGGAGCTCTTGCTCGACCTCGAGGCGTTCGCGCCCGCGGTGCCCGCGTGCCCCTCCCGAGGCTTGCGGCACATCGAGTCGGCCGTCGAGACCGCCGCGCGCCTGGCTGCGTGA
- a CDS encoding ABC transporter ATP-binding protein, with the protein MKTSHPFRAPPVTEVGAPLLVVDDLAVSYGGIKALKGISLEVRRGEIVAMIGANGAGKTTTLKTIVRLLPIASGRITYDGKHLESVSPEDVVGRGISLVPEGRAIFPNLTVRENLEIGAWNHKRRDAMDETIADVVRLFPRLGERMRQEGGTLSGGEQQMLAIGRALMARPAMLLLDEPSLGIAPRLVADIFEAVAQIAAAGTTILLVEQNTRLALKYSTRAYVLRTGEIAMSGPSRDLAANEEIRAAYLGG; encoded by the coding sequence GTGAAGACGTCTCATCCGTTCCGGGCGCCGCCCGTCACGGAGGTTGGCGCGCCGCTGCTCGTGGTCGACGACCTCGCGGTGTCGTATGGCGGCATCAAGGCGCTGAAGGGCATCAGCCTCGAGGTGCGCCGCGGCGAGATCGTCGCGATGATCGGCGCGAACGGCGCGGGCAAGACGACGACGCTCAAGACCATCGTGCGCCTTTTGCCGATCGCATCGGGGCGCATCACCTACGATGGCAAGCACCTCGAGTCGGTGTCGCCCGAGGATGTCGTCGGTCGTGGCATTTCGCTCGTGCCCGAAGGCCGCGCGATTTTCCCGAACCTCACGGTGCGCGAGAACCTGGAGATCGGCGCCTGGAACCACAAGCGGCGCGATGCCATGGACGAGACCATCGCCGATGTGGTTCGTCTGTTCCCGCGCCTCGGTGAAAGGATGCGACAGGAGGGCGGCACGCTCTCGGGCGGCGAGCAGCAGATGCTCGCTATCGGGCGTGCGCTCATGGCGCGCCCTGCGATGCTCCTTCTCGACGAGCCGTCGCTCGGAATCGCGCCGCGCCTCGTGGCGGACATCTTCGAGGCGGTCGCGCAGATCGCCGCGGCTGGCACGACCATCCTGCTGGTCGAGCAGAACACCCGCCTCGCCCTGAAATACAGCACCCGGGCATACGTGCTTCGCACCGGCGAAATCGCCATGAGCGGCCCGTCGCGGGACCTCGCGGCGAACGAGGAAATCCGCGCGGCTTATCTGGGCGGCTGA